A window of the Cuculus canorus isolate bCucCan1 chromosome 3, bCucCan1.pri, whole genome shotgun sequence genome harbors these coding sequences:
- the TFB2M gene encoding dimethyladenosine transferase 2, mitochondrial, translating to MLAGRAPPGCCRRIRLLLPPLPCWARRAAGQWASPGLRVPEAAEVERLVQDGLRRRSPLRRFIACPRLARTVQGCLRGGAGPQPVLLECAPGPGILTRILLNAGIRVVAVESNLAFLPNLQSLENSLDGQLRVIYGDFFRLDPLVTGKVKPPALCSDELFETMGVAAVPWRADVPVKVFGILPQRKERNTLWRLLFSLYECSSIYKYGRVELNVFISEKEYKVLTAKPGEVKAYQALSVLWQIGCEIQLLHMEPWSSFITNLKNGALAIPKSTCLPNDHLCLVRLTPRQNLFTGGLKTTNSSTFVFMVKQCFAKPRSRLTDRLNSWSLDSGGKLLRELEIPKSAEMRDLYPEDYRRLFEALQNSSMFTDTWFHDEVLESIRKINL from the exons ATGCTGGCGGGGCGGGCGCCGCCGGGATGCTGCCGCCGCAtccgcctcctcctcccgccgctGCCGTGCTGGGCGAGGCGGGCGGCGGGGCAGTGGGCGAGCCCGGGGCTGCGGGTTCCGGAGGCAGCGGAGGTAGAGCGGCTGGTGCAGGATGGGCTGCGGCGGCGCTCGCCGCTCCGCCGTTTCATCGCCTGCCCGCGACTGGCGCGCACCGTTCAGGGCTGCctgcggggcggggccgggcccCAGCCCGTCCTGCTCGAGTGCGCGCCCG gtcctggaatCTTGACCCGAATTCTGCTTAATGCAGGCATTAGAGTGGTAGCTGTGGAAAGTAACTTagcttttcttccaaatttacAG TCCCTAGAGAATAGCCTGGATGGACAACTAAGGGTAATTTATGGTGACTTCTTTAGACTGGATCCTTTGGTGACTGGAAAGGTGAAACCACCTGCTCTGTGTTCTGACGAGCTTTTTGAAACCATGGGTGTAGCAGCAGTTCCTTGGAGGGCAG ATGTACCTGTGAAAGTTTTTGGGATCTTgccacagagaaaggaaaggaacacACTTTGGAggcttcttttttccctgtatgAATGCAGTTCCATATACAAATATGGAAGAGTAGAACTCAACGTTTTTATAAGTGAAAAAGAGTACAAG GTATTAACAGcaaagcctggagaagtgaaggcttaCCAAGCACTTAGTGTACTTTGGCAAATAGGATGTGAAATTCAGCTGCTACACATG GAACCTTGGTCATCATTTATAACTAATTTGAAAAATGGGGCACTGGCAATACCAAAAAGCACG tgcCTGCCAAATGACCATTTATGTTTGGTACGACTAACTCCTCGGCAAAATCTTTTCACAGGAGGCTTGAAGACCACAAATTCATCTACCTTTGTTTTCATGGTGAAACAGTGTTTTGCTAAACCCAGATCCAGACTTACTGATAGATTAAA ttcaTGGAGCTTGGACAGTGGTGGCAAATTACTGAGAGAGCTAGAAATTCCAAAAAGTGCTGAAATGCGTGACTTATACCCAGAAGACTACAGACGTCTTTTTGAGGCTTTGCAAAACTCTAGTATGTTTACTGACACTTGGTTCCATGATGAAGTCTTGGAAAgtataaggaaaataaacttaTAA